A single region of the Ziziphus jujuba cultivar Dongzao chromosome 10, ASM3175591v1 genome encodes:
- the LOC132799737 gene encoding glyoxylase I 4-like, with the protein MVGGGDKKTSKLPLVSLNHVSFACNSVTESVRFYEDVLGFVLIKRPFSFNFEGAWLFNYGIGIRLLESAGNSPATKGRINPKDNPIPFQCSDIKLVTQKLEEMKIQYVTAVVEEGGIQVDQLFFHDPDGYMRIVTVPDELIYLQETDDIA; encoded by the exons ATGGTGGGAGGTGGTGATAAGAAAACTTCGAAATTGCCTCTGGTGTCTCTGAATCATGTCTCATTCGCTTGCAACTCTGTGACCGAGTCTGTGAGGTTCTATGAGGATGTTTTGGGCTTTGTGCTCATCAAACGTcctttttctttcaactttgagGGTGCTTG GCTGTTCAACTATGGTATTGGGATTCGTTTGCTGGAGTCTGCTGGAAACAGCCCAGCAACAAAAGGAAGGATAAATCCAAAGGACAACCCCATTCCATTCCAATGCTCAGACATAAAGCTGGTTACGCAGAAACTGGAGGAGATGAAGATACAGTATGTCACGGCAGTGGTGGAAGAAGGTGGCATTCAAGTTGATCAACTTTTCTTTCATGACCCAGACGGCTACATG CGTATTGTTACTGTTCCAGATGAGTTGATCTACCTCCAAGAAACTGATGATATTGCATGA